CGCCAGCGGGTCGTCGTGGATCTCGGACCCGTCGACCTCAGGGACCCACTCGTCCATGAACGACGGGAGCATCCGGACGATCCGGCTCTTGGCCTGGCCGCGGAGCCCGAGGAGGATGAAGTCGTGCCGGCCGAGGAGCGCGTTCTGGACCTGCGGGAGGACCGTCCGGTCGAACCCGAGGATGCCGGGGAACACGTCGGCGCCGTCCTTGAGCTTCTCGACAAGGTTGGCGCGGATCTCGTCTTTGACGGACCGCGGGCGGTAGCCGCTGGCGCGGAGCTCGCCGAGCGTAGAAATCGGGGGGGCGTCGGCCATCGGGGGAACGCAAATGGAATCGGTGTCCCTTCACGCCGCCCACCGTGCGCCGTTCCTCGGCGCGCCCATGGCCCGGGCCGGCCCGATGCCCACGAGAAGAAGTCCGGCCGGTCCGACTCGCTCCGTAGGTCGCTCCCGACCGAGCGGGCGTCGGGGCGCCCCGGGGCCGCCTCGCCCTCGGGATCGCCCTGGGGCTCGACGTCGGGCCTCCTCTCCGGAAGGGGCCGGTGGTACCATAGAGGTCCGAAACGCATCGACCGCACATGTCCTTGACCCATCGCCTGGCGGCGCTCGTCGCCCTCCTCGTCCTCGCCCTCCCCGCGCGGGCGCAGGACGCGCTCCCGGCCCACGCGGGCATCCACGTGCTGACCGTCGGGCCCGACGGCGCGCTCGCCTGCGACGAGGCCACCGAGGCCCAGGTCGCGGCGCTCCACGCCGCCGCGCGGACGACGGGCCAGAGCGTCCGCCTGACGGCGCTCCCGTCGCTCAACGCCGAGGGCATCTCGGACTTCCGGATCATCCTCCGGGCCACGGACCAGCTCCTCGACCGGCCCCAGGCGCTCCTCGCCTTCCGTCGCTCGGCGGCCCGGTGGGAGCGGATCCTCCAGAGCCCCGTCACGACCGTGATCGACGTGGACTTCGGGCCCGAGCGGTTCGGGACGCCGTACGCCTCGAACGTCCTCGGCTCGACGAACTCGGCCCTCCTCTTCGCCGGCACGTTCTCCGGCACGACCGACATGGTCACCCGGCTGAAGGCCCGGACCGGCGACCCCCAGCTCCAGGCGCTCTACGACGCCATCCCGACGCCGACGCCCTCGACGAGCAACCTCGGCACCCTCAACCGTGGGATCGGCGGGCTCATCCCGCTCCAGGTCCTGGGCTACGAGGACGCCGTGACGCCCGCCAACGCGCCGTTCAACTCGGTCCCCTCGATCGGCTTCAACGACGCGTTCCCCTACGACTTCGACCCGACGGACGGGATCGACTCGGACAAGACGGACTTCGAGGGCGTCGCGCTGCACGAGATCGGCCACGCCCTCGGGTTCACGTCGGCCATCGGGATCTCGTCGAACAACGCGGCCGACAACCCCCTCTTCACGCCGTGGGACCTGTTCCGCGTCCGCCCCGAGGCCGTCGAGCCCGGCGAGAGCCTGACCGACGGGGCCGGCTTCGAGACGGCCGAGCGCGTCGTGACGCCGGGCCCGCCGAACACCGAGGTCCTCGTGATCGAGAACGGGACGACGTACTACGAGCCCGTCCAGGTCTTCTTCGACGGGTTCGAGGAGTACGAGGTCTCGACGGCGACGGGCGCCCGCCAGGGCGGCGACGGCCAGCAGGCCTCCCACTGGCGCGACGACCGGCTCCGCCCGCCGTCGCTCGGGGTCGATCGGAAGGTCGGCATCATGGACCCGAACATCGGGCGCGGTGAGTTCGACGAGATCTCCGAGGCCGACATCCGCGTGCTCGAGGTGATCGGCTACGCCGTCGACTACGACCCGGCCGTCGCGACGGTCGCCCTCAGCGTCGGCGGGCAGGCCATCGACGACCGGTTCTTGGTCGAGGAGCCGATCCCCCTCGGCGACGTCGACGCGGGCGCCCCCATCGACATCCCGCTCGTGATCGGGAACGAGGACGACGCGACGCCGCTCGACTTCCGGGTCGAGACGGAGATCACGACGCTCTTCCCGGCGGCGGCGGGCGCGACCGTCTCCGCCTCGGCGGCCTCGGGGACCGTCGCGCCGGGCGGCTCGGCGACGCTCCAGCTCCGCCTCGCCGGCGCCTCGCAGGCCATCGTCGAGGGCGTCGTCCGCGTGATCTCGAACGACGACGACCGGGCCGTCATCGAGGTGCCCATCGCGTTCACCGTCGGCGGGGCCGTGGCGCCGTCGCTCACCGTCGGCGACGTGCCGTCGTCGCTCGGCGACCTCGGCGACGACGAGGTCCGGACGGTGACCGTCCCGATCTCGAACGCCGGCACGTTCGACCTCCAGTACCGCGTCGTGACGACGCTCGTGACGCGGGCCTTCGAGTTCCCCGACACCTCGCCGCTGGGCACCGAGACCCGGACCGCCGCGACCGTCTTCTCGGCCGACTTCGAGGGCGCGGACCCGCTCGCCGGCTTCAGCTACCCCCGGAAGGCGGCCCCGGACCGCTGGCAGACGCGGACCACGAACGCCGCCGCGCTCCCCGGCCACTCGACCCCGACGGCCCTCTACTACGGCAACCTCAACGCCGGGCTCGAGGAGTACGCGAACAACTCGTTCGGCCAGATCCGCACGCCGCCCATCGACCTGAGCGGCGTGAGCCCGGACAGCCGCGTGACGCTCTCGTTCGCGACATACCTCAACGCCGAGGCCGGCTTCGACTTCGCCACGGTCCTCGTGTCGTTCGACGGCGGCGCCTCGTTCGAGGAGATCGCGAGCTCCGACGGCGGCGTCCTCCGCAACACGCCCGACGGCTGGGAGACCGTGACCGTCGAGGTCCCCGGCATCGCCGGCTTCCCGCTCCCGATCTACTTCGCGTTCCGGTTCGACAGCGACTCCGACGTGACGGGCGACGGGTGGTACCTCGATGACATCGTGGTCGACGCCGAGCCCGGCCTGGCGCCGCTCTACGTGGCCCCCCTCGCGGGCACGCTCCCGGGCAACGGGTCGGTCTCGCTCGAGCTCACGGCCGACGCCGGCCTCCTCGACGTGGGGTTCTACCGCGGGAGCTTCGAGCTCCTCACCGACCAGCCCGGCGACGACCCGGACCCGTTCGTGTTCGACTTCTCGGTCGGCGGGGCCGAGCTCCCGCGCGTCGTCTCCGACGACCCGGCGCCGCTCGTGGCGCTCGAGTCTGGGACCGAATCCGTGATCTCGCTCGACTTCCGCAACGGCGGCGACGCGACGCTCTCGTACGTCCGCGTGCTGGAGCCGGCGACGAGCCGGTTCGAGGCCGGCGGGCGGCACTCGCTCGAACGCCGGGCCTTCGACGGGCTCGCCCCGGCGGGCACGGCGCCCGTCGAGACCGCCGCTCCGCGCGACCCAGACGCCGCTCGGACCGCCCCGCTCGGCGACGACGACGTGCTCGGGGCCGTCGCGTTCGGCTCGACGGAGCTCCTCTACGACCTGGCCCAGCTCCCCGACGGCACGGTCGTCGCGGTCGACGGCTCGCGGGGCGCCGCGCTGACGACCATCTACACGCTCCCGCGCGACCTCTCGGCCCCGCCCGACCAGTTCCGCTCGACGGCCATCGACGCGAGCGTCACCGGCATCGCGTACAACCCGCAGACGGCGTCGCTCTGGATCGCCCTGTTTGAAGAGGTCCGGCTGATGGAGATCGAACTGACCGGCGGCGACATCGTCCCGACCGGCCGCACGGTCGACCTCGACTTCACGCCGTTCGGGATGGACTACAGCCCGGCGCTCGGGGCCTTCGTCATCGGGTCGTACGACACTGAGGCGGTGCTGGCCGTCACGGTCGACGGCGAGCTCCTGACCGGCTACCCCTCGTTCGTCCTCGGCCGGGAGATCGACACGGCGACCTCGCGCCCGGGCCTCTCGTTCTACGAAGGGCTCCTCGAGACGACGGGCGAAGAGGATGTCCTCCTCGCGCGCGACCAGTTCGGCGCCGACTTCGGCGGCGCGGGCGGCGCGTTCTCGAACGCGGTCCTCAACGGGTCGCCCGGCGTGTTCGGTCTGCTCCGCGACCGGCTCGACCCGAACGGCTCGTTCTTCGTCACGACGATCCCGATCGCCACGGACGGCGTCCAGGCCCGGCTCGTGCGGATCGACCCGCCGGACCTCCCGGCGAACGTCGGCACGATCCTCGACGCGGCGGAGCCCATCTTCGCCGACCGCTCGATCGGCCCGCGCGAGCCGTTCGACGTGGTCCTCACGATCGACGGCCGCGACGTCGGGCCGGGCGAGCTCACCGACGAGCTGGCGTTCCTGACCAACAACCCGGCGAACCCGGTCGTCCGCGTGCCGATCACGGTGAGCGTGTCGCCGGTCGCGGGCGAGCCCGGCGCCGAGGGCGCGTTCGCGTTCGCGGGCGTCCACCCGAACCCGGCCGGCGGCGACGCCCGCGTCCGGTTCGCGCTGGCCGGCGCCGCCGACGTGACGGTCGACGTGTACGACACGCTCGGCCGCCGCGTGGCCGTCCTCGCCGAGGGCGTGCCGCTCGCGGCCGGCCCGCACGCCCTGACCTTCCCCGCCTCGACGCTCGCGCCGGGCGTCTACGTCGTCCGCGTGACGGCCGGCACGGATGCCGCGTCACGGACGGTCACGGTCGTCCGCTAAGCGATTCCTTCGGATCGACGACGGCCGCCTCGTCTCGGACGGGGCGGCCGTTTTCTACGCCTCCCGGCTCGCGCCTCGCCAGCGGTACAGGACGATCCGGCTCTCGGGCGTCTGGAGCACGCCCGGCGGGCGGGCCATGAGGACCGCGAGGTCGACCGTCCCGCCGGGGCCGGGGCGAACTGCGAGGTCGGTCGCCACGTCGACCTCGAAGCCGCGCGTCGGGCTGACGAGCACGCGCTCGATCCGGCCGTCGCGGTCGTAGACATCGAGGCGGACGTGGTCGGAGCGGAGGTTGAGGACGAACAGGCGGCCGTCGAGGGCCGCGGCGCTCGACGTCAGGAGCGGCGGCTCGTCCACCTCGCCGCGGACGAACTGGGCGGACCGCGGGAGCTGCGGCGAGTCGAAGCCCTGGAGCGAGAGCGTGTCGGCCGGACCGAGACCGCCCTGGACGTTGAGGACGTCGACGACCGGGCGGTAGCCGGAGAGCGCGGCGACGCGGCCGGCCCACAGGCGGAGGAAGCCAAGGGACCGCCACGCGGGCCCCGCGAGCGGCCGGCGCGCGACCTCGGCGCCGTCCTCGCCGAGGCGGACGACCGCAGGCGCGAGCGTATCGGGCCCGCCGCCGACGCGGGCCGCCAGCAGGCCGGGCGCGGCGAGCGCGTTCGTCGTGCCCGTCGGCACCGGGACCTCGCGCGCGACGCCCTCGCCCGGGACGACCCACAGCAGCGACGTCCGCCCCTTCGCCAGCACCACGACGGTGTCGCCGAGCGTGCCGGCGAGGTAGGGGTAGCTCCCGGCCGGGAGCGCGGTCTGGTCGAGATACGCGCCCGCGCCCGAGAACCGGTGGACGCCGCCCGTCTGGGTCTCGACCACGGCGAGCGTGTCGCCGGCCCACGCCAGCGACGTGGGGACGGGCATGGCCTCGGGGGTCGGCGGGCGGGCCGTCCACACCTCGACGAGCGTGTCGACGGCGACGGTCGCTGCGATCTCGGCCGACAGCGAGTCGGCGGCGGAGATCGCCCGACTGTTCTGTTTCTGGCTCGACGGGAGGCAGCCCGCGAGGGCCACGGCGCACGTCACCGCCAGCGCGGCCCGGGTCATTGCACCTCGGCGAGCCGGAGCGGCACGTTGATCGCGCGCCCGCGGCGGACGACGCCGAGGCGGATCGTGTCGCCGGCGCGGCGGTCGACGAGCCGGTCGCGGACGGCCTCGTTCGAGGCCACGGCCTCGCCGTCGATCGTCACGATGACGTCGCGGGGCAGGAGGCCCGCCTGCTCGGCCGGGCTGTCCGACTCGATCGACGTCACGACGAGGCCCTCGGCCTCGCTCAGCCCGAGCTGCTGCGCCAGCCGCGCGCTGACCGGCCGGATGCTCAGGCCCGTGTAGAACGAGCGGTCGACGGAGCCCGTCTCGCGGAGCTCGGCGACGACCTGCCGGACGCGCCACGCCGGCACGGAGAATCCGATCCCGTCCGAGCCGCCCGTTTGCGAGTAGATCACCGTGTTGACGCCGATCACGCGGCCGAGCGCGTTGACGAGCGGCCCGCCCGAGTTGCCGCGGTTGATGGCCGCGTCGGTCTGGATCATGTCGCGGAAGATGCGCCCCTGCTGCGCCGGGAAGTCGCGCCCGACCGCGCTCACGACGCCGACCGTGACCGTCGGCTCGGCGGCCTCGAACAGCCCGAACGGGTTGCCCAGCGCGATCGCCCACTCCCCGACGACGGCGTCCTCCTGCTCCTCGAAGGCGAGGTACGGGAGCGACGCGTCGGGCTCGACCTTGAGGAGCGCGATGTCGGTCTCGGGGTCGGTCCCGACCAACTCGGCCTGCATCTGGGTGCCGTCCGGGAACGCGATCGTGATCTCGGTCGACTCGACTGCGACGCCGCCGTTCGAGACCACGTGGTCGTTGGTCACGATGTAGCCGTCGGGCGAGATGATGAACCCGGAGCCGAGGCCCTGGATGCGCTGCTGGATCGTGCGCCCGGGGAGCCGCTGGCCGTAGAACCACTCGAGCATGGGGTTGGCGCGCTGGACTACGTTCCGGACCGCGATCACGTTGACCGACACGACGGCCGGGCTGGCGGCCTCGACGGCCCGCGTGATGGCCGTCCGCCGGCTCGTGGCGATTTGGCCGTCGAGCCGCTCGAGCGCGCCCGCCCCATCGGCGAGGGGCGACTCGACGGAGAGCGGGCCGTCGGTGGCCTGCTGGGAGTGCGCTTCCTGCTGGCACCCGGCGAGGGCCAGCGCGAGGACGAGAGCGTATCGCATGGGGAAATCCAGGAGGGGTCGGGCGTACGGAAGGCGCCCCGGTCGGTTTCTGCTTCGCAACGTCTCGACGGGCGGCGAGCGTACGCGCCGCGGCACAGACGCTCGACGGGACGCCCCCACTCGACCTCGGAGCGGACGTGGCGGTACCATGCGCGCCCCGTCTGCCGTCCCCCGTGCCCGCCCTCTCCCAGCGCCTCGCCCGTCTCGCGTTCGCCGGCATGCTCGGTTGGCTGGCCCTCCTGTTCCTGCCGCTGGCGACCGCCCCGGGGCCGGCCGAGGAGGCCGGTCATCTCCTGCTGCTCGCGCCGCTCGTCCTCGTCCCGCTCTACCTCACCGCGAGCGTGCCGGCCTCGTTCGAGCCCGCGCCGCGGTCGCTCGACGTGGCGTCGTGGCTCCTGCTTCCGGGCATGCTCGGCGCCGCGGGGTCGCTCCTCGTCCCCGTCGGACTCGTCGCCGGGCTGCTCGCCGCGCCGTGGCTCCTCGCGGCCGCCGCCGTCGCCGTCTGGTCGGTCCGCCGCGGCCTCCGGCTCTGGCGCGAGGGCGCCCTCGACGCCGCCGAGGCAGCCCTGGTGCTGGGCTGGGCGACGCTCCCGGGCGGCGCCCTCTGGCTGGTCCTCGCTCGCTCCGGCGCGCCGACGGACTACACCGGGCTCATCGTGCTCCTGACGGCCGTCCATTTCCACTACGCCGGCTGCCTCGTGCTCGTCTGGGCCGGCCTCCTGGGGCGGACGCTGCCGGCATCGCTCCGTGGGCTCCACCGCGTCCTGGGCGTCGGGCTCGCCGTCGGATTCTGGGGCGTCGCTGCGGGGATCGCGCTCATTCGAGGGCCGGCGGGCGGGTCGACCGTCGAGACCGTCGCCGTCGTGGTCCTGGCCGCCTCGGCGATCGGGGCGGGCGGGCTGGGGCTGGTGCGGGCCGGCCGGATCGAGGACCGGATGGCCGGGCTGATGATCGCCGTCTCCGGCGGCGTGCTGATCCTCGCGATGGGGTTCGCCCTGTGGTTCCACCTCGGGGCACGGGTCGGCGCGGACGCGCCCGACGTGGCCCAGATGGTGAGCCGCCACGGGTGGCTCAACGCCTTCTTCGGCCTCTGGGGCGCCCTCGGCTGGCGCCGCCTCCGGCCGAGACCCGCCGCCGCGGTGCGGTAGCGTCCCTACTCCAGGGTCACCCGGCGCTCGGCCGAGGCGGAGGCGCCCGTGGTCTCGTCGGCGACCGTGACGGTGAGCGTGTACGCGCCGGGGTCCTGGTCGCGGATGTCGACGAAGAACGAGACGAGGTCGTCGGGGCGGGAACCACTGGCCTCGGTGCGGACCGAGACGCCGGGTCCCTGTCCACGGCCGAAGAGGAACCCGAGCAGGCCACCGCGCCGGGCCTCCGGACGGAGCGTCGCCTCAATCGTGTAACGCGTCCGGCCATCCTCCAGCCCGAGGCCGTACGCTTCGAGGACGACGTAGACGGGGTCGGTCGTCGGGAACGCCGCGCGCGGGGACGGCACGAGGCCGAGGCCGCCCCGCACGACCGGCCCGCGCCCGTCCTCGTCGACCGACGTCGCCAGCAGGAGGTCGCTCACGCCGAAGCCGGCCCCCAGCGGCCCGATCGTCTCCGACGCCGCGCCCCAGTCCTCCCCGCCGTCGCCCTCCACCTCGACCCGGACGTCGCCCGGGCCGGACAGCCGAACCTGCGCGGCGTCGACCCAGACCGCCCCGCCGCCGGCCCGGACCACGCGCCCCGCCGTGAGACTCGCGTGGTCCCGCACCACCCGGTCCACGACGGCGCCCTCCACTCGCGCGAAGGCCCCGGTGCGGACGGGCGCCGCGACCGAATCCACCGGGACGCCCCACGCCACGATCACATCGGTCCCGCCGCCGGACGCGCGGAAGCGCGAGGCGAGCGCGGGCACGTCGACCGTCGGCGTGAGCTGCGAGCGCTCGGGGTCGGTCCGCTGGAGCGCCTGGTCCCGCATCACGAAGTCGTCGTTGATGGCGCTCGTCCCCGACCCGCTGAACGCCGAGGCCGGCGGGCTGTAGCGGCGGAAGACGCCGTCCAGCTCGGGGTCGTCAAAGACGAACTGAAGGTCGTCCTCGTAGGCCCAGACGCGGAAGGTGCCGTCGCCATAGGCCGAGGGGTCGAAGTCCCCGACCACGAACGAGAGGGCGGCCGGAGGTCGGCCGTAGCGGACCCACAGCTGGCCCTGCTCCGTGTCAGCGCCCGGGCCGGGCGGGCGGACGAACAGGTCACCCTCGTTGCGGCCAAACAGGAGGTCGGCCTCGGCGACGCGGGCGCGGTGCTCGACCTGGCGCTCGGAGCGCTCCGTGAGCAGGCGTGGATCGGCCTCGGCCCAGAGCGCGGCGGCGCCCGCCTCGGGGTCGGCGTCGTAGGCGTCGCGCTGCTCAGTCGCGACGAGGAGCCGAGCGTCCTCGTAGCGGGCGCGCGTCGTCGGCGGGAGGCGAGGCAGCGCGCGCTCGAAGGCGTCGCCCGCCGCGTCGAGGTCGCCGAGTCGGTGGTGCGCGAGGCCCGCGTAGAGGTCGGCGCGCGGGTCGCCGGTCGCGTCCCGGAACCGCTCGGCGACGCCGAGGAGCGCGTCCCAGTCCTCGTCGACGGCGGCGAGGGTGGCGGCGGCGGCGTAGGCCTGCGCGGCCGTCGGATCGGCCGCGACCCAGTCCTCGAGGAGCACGGCCGCGTCGCGGCGCGCGTCCTGCGCCCGCTGGCTCCGGTCGAGCATGTCGCCCATCGCCGCCCGCTGGTCCATGTCGAACCGCGACTGCCCGAGCCGCTTCGAGACCTCGACGGGGTCGACGAAGTTGCCGACCGGCGAGGCCACGTCCACGAAGTCGACCCGGTCGTGCCAATCGAGGACGGTCCAGACGGCGTCCTCGGTCAGCACGCGGAGGGCGAGCGTGTCGTCGGGCGCCGCCCGCCGGAGCCGGTTCGCCACGTCGACGAGCTGCTGGTGCTTCATCGGCCGCGGGAGCCGGCCGACGTAGTGGCCCGCCAGTTCGAGCCGGAGGCGGAGGTGGTTCAGCGCCGGATCGGCCGGCGCGTCGCGGAGGGCGCGGCGGACGGCGTCGTAGGCCGCCGACGAGTCGTCGGCGGCGAGGAGCGCGCGGGCCGCCGCGGCCGGCCCGTCCGTCTCGGGCGCCGAGGTGGGCTGGGCGAGCACGGCCGAAGCGATGAGCCAGGCGACGAGGACGGGGCGGATCACAGGTCGACTCGGTGGACGGATTGGAAGAAACGGCGGCGGCTCCCGGCGCGCGGGGGAGAGCGACGGCCCCGCTCGTGCAGGCGGCGCGACGCCAGCCGAGCGTCGGTGCCGACCGTCCGGTCCACCCGTGACCCGCGGCGGCTC
This sequence is a window from Rubrivirga marina. Protein-coding genes within it:
- a CDS encoding YndJ family transporter, with translation MPALSQRLARLAFAGMLGWLALLFLPLATAPGPAEEAGHLLLLAPLVLVPLYLTASVPASFEPAPRSLDVASWLLLPGMLGAAGSLLVPVGLVAGLLAAPWLLAAAAVAVWSVRRGLRLWREGALDAAEAALVLGWATLPGGALWLVLARSGAPTDYTGLIVLLTAVHFHYAGCLVLVWAGLLGRTLPASLRGLHRVLGVGLAVGFWGVAAGIALIRGPAGGSTVETVAVVVLAASAIGAGGLGLVRAGRIEDRMAGLMIAVSGGVLILAMGFALWFHLGARVGADAPDVAQMVSRHGWLNAFFGLWGALGWRRLRPRPAAAVR
- a CDS encoding S1C family serine protease, producing MRYALVLALALAGCQQEAHSQQATDGPLSVESPLADGAGALERLDGQIATSRRTAITRAVEAASPAVVSVNVIAVRNVVQRANPMLEWFYGQRLPGRTIQQRIQGLGSGFIISPDGYIVTNDHVVSNGGVAVESTEITIAFPDGTQMQAELVGTDPETDIALLKVEPDASLPYLAFEEQEDAVVGEWAIALGNPFGLFEAAEPTVTVGVVSAVGRDFPAQQGRIFRDMIQTDAAINRGNSGGPLVNALGRVIGVNTVIYSQTGGSDGIGFSVPAWRVRQVVAELRETGSVDRSFYTGLSIRPVSARLAQQLGLSEAEGLVVTSIESDSPAEQAGLLPRDVIVTIDGEAVASNEAVRDRLVDRRAGDTIRLGVVRRGRAINVPLRLAEVQ
- a CDS encoding NF038122 family metalloprotease → MSLTHRLAALVALLVLALPARAQDALPAHAGIHVLTVGPDGALACDEATEAQVAALHAAARTTGQSVRLTALPSLNAEGISDFRIILRATDQLLDRPQALLAFRRSAARWERILQSPVTTVIDVDFGPERFGTPYASNVLGSTNSALLFAGTFSGTTDMVTRLKARTGDPQLQALYDAIPTPTPSTSNLGTLNRGIGGLIPLQVLGYEDAVTPANAPFNSVPSIGFNDAFPYDFDPTDGIDSDKTDFEGVALHEIGHALGFTSAIGISSNNAADNPLFTPWDLFRVRPEAVEPGESLTDGAGFETAERVVTPGPPNTEVLVIENGTTYYEPVQVFFDGFEEYEVSTATGARQGGDGQQASHWRDDRLRPPSLGVDRKVGIMDPNIGRGEFDEISEADIRVLEVIGYAVDYDPAVATVALSVGGQAIDDRFLVEEPIPLGDVDAGAPIDIPLVIGNEDDATPLDFRVETEITTLFPAAAGATVSASAASGTVAPGGSATLQLRLAGASQAIVEGVVRVISNDDDRAVIEVPIAFTVGGAVAPSLTVGDVPSSLGDLGDDEVRTVTVPISNAGTFDLQYRVVTTLVTRAFEFPDTSPLGTETRTAATVFSADFEGADPLAGFSYPRKAAPDRWQTRTTNAAALPGHSTPTALYYGNLNAGLEEYANNSFGQIRTPPIDLSGVSPDSRVTLSFATYLNAEAGFDFATVLVSFDGGASFEEIASSDGGVLRNTPDGWETVTVEVPGIAGFPLPIYFAFRFDSDSDVTGDGWYLDDIVVDAEPGLAPLYVAPLAGTLPGNGSVSLELTADAGLLDVGFYRGSFELLTDQPGDDPDPFVFDFSVGGAELPRVVSDDPAPLVALESGTESVISLDFRNGGDATLSYVRVLEPATSRFEAGGRHSLERRAFDGLAPAGTAPVETAAPRDPDAARTAPLGDDDVLGAVAFGSTELLYDLAQLPDGTVVAVDGSRGAALTTIYTLPRDLSAPPDQFRSTAIDASVTGIAYNPQTASLWIALFEEVRLMEIELTGGDIVPTGRTVDLDFTPFGMDYSPALGAFVIGSYDTEAVLAVTVDGELLTGYPSFVLGREIDTATSRPGLSFYEGLLETTGEEDVLLARDQFGADFGGAGGAFSNAVLNGSPGVFGLLRDRLDPNGSFFVTTIPIATDGVQARLVRIDPPDLPANVGTILDAAEPIFADRSIGPREPFDVVLTIDGRDVGPGELTDELAFLTNNPANPVVRVPITVSVSPVAGEPGAEGAFAFAGVHPNPAGGDARVRFALAGAADVTVDVYDTLGRRVAVLAEGVPLAAGPHALTFPASTLAPGVYVVRVTAGTDAASRTVTVVR